The genomic DNA GGCGATTGCCACGTATAACCGTTTGCTCACCTACCGCCACCGGGTGGAGAACGCCCGCGCGCAGGTGGATGTGCAGCTCAAGAGGCGATACGACCTAATACCCCGCTTGATAGAGACGGTGCGCGGTTACGCCCAGCATGAAGAACGCATCTTCGAACGGATTACCGAACTGCGGACGCAGGCTCTCCAGTCGCTATCGCCCCCACAGCAGGAAGCGTTAGAGAGCGAGATTCGTCACAACCTGAACAACCTTATCGTGCTGGCAGAAGCCTATCCCGAGCTGAAGGCAAACGAAAACTTCCTGAGCCTGCAGGAGGAGCTGAGCGATACCGAAGACAAGATTCGCTATGCGCGCCAGTTCTACAACGATACGGTGATGCGCTACAACCTGTCCATCCAGCGGTTTCCCAACCTGCTGATTGCGCCCCTGATGGGTTTCCGACCGCAACCGTTGTTTACGCTGGACGGGGCGGTGCAGGAGAGGGAAGTACCGAGATAGCCCTCTCCCGAAGATTCGGGAGAGGGGAATGGGGATAAGCAAGCTAGCGGCGAAACCGCCTGCCCAGACCGATAGCCAGACCGCCGATGCTCATCAGCAGCATCGTGCCCGGCTCGGGGATGACAGGAGCGCCGCCCTGCGTCACAAGATCCAGCCGGTTGATGGCGAAATCCCCCGTGGTGTTGTCTACATCAAAGACCACCTTTTTGATGACCGCGCTGCTGTCCAGCACGCCCAGAAAGATGGCGGAGTTGTCACTATTGCCATTGCTGAGACCGGCGAGGCTGAAACTGCCCAGCAGGTTGTTGGCGGCGTCGTACGCCATGATAGTACCGGTGAAAGCACCGTACCAATTGCGCTGGATTTGTGCGCCTGCGCCGATTACCGGGCTAGCAAACTCGATCACCATCGGGCCCACCTCATAGAGCGTCCACAGCAGGTGGTCTCCTTGTGCGAAGTTGCCCCACCAACCAGACCCCTGGTCAAGCCGCTCGAAGGAGCCGGAAGTGGGCTTGCTGACAGTCAGCGGTAGCCCACCGTTGGAGTTCAGCGAAACCGGGTTGCTGACTACCGTGTAGGTTGCTCCCAGCACGCCCCAGTCCACGTAGTCGTTGCCTCCCAGGGCGGTGCGATTCGTAATGAAAGTGAGAGCGTGCGCGCTGCTCATCGCTACCACTGCCAGAGCCACAACCCAAAGCGTGCGTAAAGGTTTCATCGAAACGTTCCTCCTTTTCGAAGCATTATGCTTCTTAAAGGAGCAAGAAGTATGCCACATCGCCTGAGCAACATGCGGGCTTTCGCTATTCAGAGGATAAAGACAGGTAAATTTGCTGTGAGTAAAGGGCTGATAACAGCAGTTACAACCCTGGCCGTTCTCATGTAAACAGAACCCTGCCTGTGCAAGGCTTCGTTGGAGAGGGTGCAAATTCAGCCGCAGATGCCAACGTGATGCAGTGAAACGGCTCGGACGGCGTCTCGCCCTCCACGGGGTCAGGTGGAAGCAGATGCCAGCGCGTTCTGGAGATTCTTCAGACTAACCTCTGCGATATGCTCCGCGCCGTCAGAGTAGTCAAACACCTCCACCGAGACGTAGCCGTTGTAGCCTACCTCCTGCAGCGCGCGCAAGATAGGTACGAAGTCCACATCGCCCATGCCCGGTCCCTTCAGGTTGGGGTCGTTGGCGTGGAAGTGCGCAAACCAGCCTGCGCTCTCGCGAATAATCTGCGGGATGGGCTTGCTTTCACTGCTCATCGCTTTCACATCCAGAATGATGCGGGCGGCGGGACTGTCTAATGCCTGCGCGAAGCGGATGGCGTCCTCTGCACGGTTCAGAAAGTTGGTCTCGGCGGGGGAGAGGGGTTCGATGCACCAGGTAACCCCTCGTTGCTCGGCGGTTTGCACGGCGGGGCGCAGGGTTTCCAGAGCGCGCTCCCAAGCCTGTTCATGGGTAGAGCCGGGCTGTACGCTGCGCTGTTTGGGCGAACCCAGCACCAGCACCTTGCCGCCGAGGTCGGCGCAGAAGTGTGCCAGCGCCACGAGGTATTCGGCAGTACGATGGCGCACCTCTGCATCATCGGTGGTCAGGTGTAGCCCTTCGGGTTTCACTAGCAGCCAGTGCAAGCCCGCAATCTGGATGCCCACCTCCTGCGCCATGCGACGGATCGAGGCGCGCTCTGCGGCGGTTATCGTTTGCACGCTGTCCGCCAGCGTGAACGGCGCGATTTCCACCGCGTGGTAGCCCAGCCTCTTGCAGTATTCCATCACCCGACGCAGTTCCCAGCCCTGAAAGAGTTCGTTACAGATGCAAGAAAGCATTAGCGTTCTCTCCTTATCCGTGATTCGTGCTTGCGCGGGAGCCGTACCATCTGTCGCACGCGGTCATCCATTGCTTGCAACTTCTCTCCCCCCGTTATTGTAATGCCCGAAAGGGTGCTCTGGCAAGAGGGAGGCTTCGCTCTGTTAGTATAGGGTGTGGGAAGAGAAATGATATACTCAGCACGACAAGGGGGCATGACAGCTGTATCCCCTCAAGGAAATCAGCTCGGCGAGCGCGTAAATCTTTTTGGTCATGAACTCGCTGTGGAGAAAAGAGGAACCAGAGATGCGACCGAAAAACCCACAAATCCCATATCCGCTGGAGGAACTGTTCGCGCCCGGTAAACCCCGTCTCTATCGGGGAAGGCAACTGGACCAGATTGCCTTTCCGCTGGGAGGCATCGGCACCGGCTCCATCTCGCTGGGGGGATGGGGGCAGCTGCGGGATTTCGAAATCTTCAACCGCCCGCATAAAGGCTTGGTGTTCGACTATACCTTCTTCACCCTGCATGCGAAGACCGCCGACGGTTCTTCCGCGACGCGCGTGGTGCAGGGACCGGTCGGCGGGGACAACTTTACCGATGACGGCTCCGGCGCGCCGAAAAGATTAGATGGGGGTGGGTTACCTCGTTTCCGCTCGGCGGTGTTCGAGGGCGCGTTCCCCTTCGCGCGTCTCTACTTGGAAGACCCCACGGTGCCCCTGCGAGCCACGCTGGAGGCGTATAACCCCTTTATCCCGCTGAACGCCGATGATTCGGGGCTGCCCATCGCTATCTTCCACTTCATCCTGTATAACCCGACCGACGCGCCGGTGGAGGCGGTGTTGTTCGCCAGCATGGAGAACAAGCTGGGCTACCCTGAGGTGGGCGGCGGAGTGATTGAAGCGTACGATAGCGGCGCCCTGCGCGGCTTGAAGATGTCTACCCGCAAGCACCCGCCCGAATCGCCGCGCTACGGCACGCTTGCGCTGGTGACCCCACACGACAGGGTACAGGTGCAGACTCACTGGCTGCGTGCAGGCTGGTTCGATGCGCTGGACGATTTCTGGCGGCAGGCGAGTAGCGGACAGCTGCGCGAGAACACCGAGCCTGCTTATCGGGAAGAGGGCACGGACGTGGGCACAATCGCCCTGCAGGCGACGGTTCCGCCCGGTGGGGAGATACGCTTGCCCGTGTGGATGGTGTGGCACATCCCCCATTTCGAGATGTACTGGTCAGCCGCCGAACCCAAACCCGTGTGGAAAAACTATTACGCGACCCGCCATGCCGACGCTATCGCCGTTGCCGAGTATGTGGCGCAGCATGTGGAGCGTCTGGAGGGTGACACGCGCGCTTTTGCAGACGCGCTGTGGTCATCCACCCTGCCCGAAGCGGTACTGGACGCAGTCAGCTCGCAAATCTCCATCCTGAAGACCACCACCTGCCTGCGCCTGCCCGACGGCACGTTTTACGGGTTCGAGGGGTGTACTCCTCAGCATGGCTGCTGTGAGGGAACCTGCACGCATGTGTGGAACTATGCGCAGGCGTTGCCTTATCTCTTCCCCTCGTTGGAGCGCAGTATCCGGGAAAAGGACTATGCCATCAACCTGCACGAGGACGGGCACATGACCTTCCGTATGCCCCTTCCACTGGGTACTATCCCTGAGCCTAAGTTCCATGCGGCGGCGGACGGGCAGATGGGCGGAGTGCTCAAGGTGTATCGCGACTGGCAAATCTACGGCAACGACGAGTGGCTGAAGGCGCTGTGGCCAAGCGTCCAGCGTGCGCTAGAGTATGCCTGGCGTGAATGGGATAAGGATAAAGACGGCGTGATGGAGGGTGTGCAGCACAATACGTATGACATCGAGTTTCATGGTCCCAATACCATGATGGGCAGTTTCTATCTGGGCGCGTTGCGGGCGGCTGAGGAGATGGCGCGCCATCTGGGCGAGCACGAGAAGGCAGCGGAGTACCGCAGGGTATACGAGAGCGGCCGTGCGTGGATGGACGCGCATCTGTTCAACGGCGAGTACTATGTGCATGAGGTACGCCCCGCCTCGCCCGAGATGTCTACCGACCCACAAAGCCCGAACTTTCCCAGATACCAGCTGGGCAAAGGGTGTCTGTCTGACCAGCTTATCGGGCAGTGGTATGCGCGGATGCTGAAGCTGGGTGACCTGTTCGCCCCCGACCATGTGCGCAGGGCGTTGCAGTCGGTGTTCCGATACAACTGGAAAAGCGAACTTTGGGAACATGCGAACCCCCAGCGCATCTACGCCCTGAACGACGAAGCGGGGCTGCTTCTGGCGACCTGGCCGCACGGTGGCAGACCGCTCTTCCCGTTCCCGTATTCGGATGAGGTGTGGACAGGTATCGAGTATCAGGTGGCGAGCCACCTCATCTACGAGGGTTTTGTGGAGGAGGGGCTGGCTATCGTGAAAGGCGTGCGCGACCGCTACAACGGCGAACGACGCAACCCGTGGAACGAGTTCGAGTGCGGCAACCACTACGCTCGCGCGATGGCATCGTACGCGCTGCTGCTGGCTCTGTCCGACTTCTTCTACTCCGCGCCCCGAGGGCTGTTGCGTTTCGCGCCCCGCGTGTATCCCGATCGGTTTGCCTGCTTCTTCTCCGTCGATTCGGGCTGGGGCATGGTGGCGCAGACCTTCGGTGCGGGGTACAAACGGGCGGAAGTGCAGGTGCGTCGGGGCAGCCTGAAGTTGCGCGAGGTGCAGATAGGCTTCGCCGTGCCAGAGCCACAGGTGCGCCTGGCAGGCAGGGCGGTACAGGCAACCGCCACTCCGCTTGCCGAAGGAGGCACGCAGGTCACTTTCGCGGAGCCAGTCACCATCCAGCAGGGGCAGACGCTGGTGATAGAGGGATAACGTCTGTTCTCTGGTTCACGGCTCAAGCCGTTCCCTTGCAAACAAAGCCAGCCTGCGCTGGCTGATAGCCCTCTGAACAGACAGGTTACCGTGTGTGCTTTTGCTGCTCCATTGCCCAAATCCGCTGTAGACCGTCCTCGATACTGTAATCCCACTCCAGCAGTTGCAACGACAACCTGCGCATAGACTCGTCGAAGATGACCTCCAGCTGCCGGCGCTGAGCCGGTTGACGTTGCACCCCGAGCAGGGGGCGACTTTTACGCCCCACCTCTACCAGCACATCTCCAACTCGTCTGCCCTGCTGCAAGGCACGTTCCATCTGGTGTCTGTGCGCCGGCGACCAAGAAGCGATCTCCTTCAGCAACGGATAGATACGCTCAAAACCACCGCGGATGTGAATGAGCGCAAAGGATTGTACAGGCACCATGCGTGTATCCAGCCTCGGTTTGAGGTCATTTGGCACCTGCAGTTCCGCCGCTTTTTCCATTGTTCTCAGAGCCAGTTGCAGCGCCGTGCGACATCGTTGCCAATCACCACGCTTTGCGGCGATACGTGCATGTTCCACCAGTGCGACCAGCAGGTTGTCCAGTGCGCCCCAGCGTTGCAAGCCGGCATAAGAGCGTTTGCGGAAGGGGAATATCCCTTGCTGCTCACCGATTTCATACAGTTCATACGCTGCACGTGGGGACGAAAACGTGAGCACCAGGTGCTCTTCAACCGTATGGAGGTTATACGTTGGGTTCTCCCTGACCGCGGCAGCGAGGCGATTGGTGGTTTCCCACAGGTCGCCAATCGGCGGTTTCCTTGCCTCTGCTTGCAGGATGGTTGTTTGTACCCACCATAAACCGAACGATGGGAGAATAGCGTAGAGGATGACCCCCGTCACTGCCAGCCGCCGAAGAGTGGGCAGCCGGCTGGGATCACTACTTATTGCTTTGGCTACCGCCCAATCCCAGAGGAGAATGAGAACATAAGCCCAAAACCCGTGATTCAGAAACAGATGGAAGCACTTCAGCAGTCGTACGCTATTGGCAAGATCGAACGTTGTGTAAACGTATGCGTAAACGTACCGCTCTGCTGCGACTGTGGCCACAACCACAGTAAAAGCCTTGGCACTATGCACAAGATAGGTCTTCCGCCACTGGTTGGGTGGCATGGCTGATGCCGATGTTTGTACCGAAGATAGCCTCTGCCTGAGTAACCAGTGCATTACTGCTGCGCTGGTAATTGCAGACCATCCACACACGATGTACAGACTGTAATCCATCTTGCTACCCTTGGCGCGTGTGCGTCTCGCTCCCAGAGGGCGAACCTCAATAGCGGTTGGATAGTCCACCACTTAGGACACATTGTGTATAACACTCAATGCAGGAAGACATTACCGCACTGTACACCGCTTCACAGGCTTTTACCTGCATTAGCAAGGTTGCATAGCTGCAAGCTAATGAACATACCAAGCCCCCTACCAGTCCGCCACCAACTATACCTACTCCGGCACAGATTAGGGCACACCCTATGATACCCGGTGTCCCTCCGCTTTTCAGGCACTCATTTTCGGCAATTAAAGCTGCTTCTTTGCACCGTTTGGGTTCGCCATCCCGGAAGTTGAAGAACGTGTCACACTGAGCCCTCGTATACGGTCCTCCGAAGGCTGTCGGGCAGTCACGGAAATCGCCCCACCCTTCTGCAGAATGACCACCCGGTTTGGCAAGTAGAAACTCCTATGCTTTCTGGTCGTTAGCAGCAGCGCCTCATCTGCATTTGCCCCCTGTCTCCACCTCCACGGCGTTTCCGCACTGCCCTGTTGATACCGCAACACCCCGAACACGTCGTACAGGTTGTTGCTGACCACCGATGCCGACATGTTCCTCATCACTTCCGCGATGCCTGGTTGGTCAACCTCTCCCCCGTCCCCTCTCCTGCGAGGAGAGGGGAGCCGCGCGTCGGACGCCCCCTTCCTTTATAGGGAAGGGGGGCAGGGGGGTTAGGTTTCTCCTGCCCAGCGAAATCCCCTGCAAATAGGGGATCGGGGAGAGTGTAGCCGCAACCTTCAGGTTGCGTATGCTTTGCGCAGGCTCCTGGCTACAATTCTGCGAAGGCAGGGTTGAGTTTGGGGGGGAACAGCCTCGGCTGTGAACGCTCCACACGGTGGC from Armatimonadota bacterium includes the following:
- a CDS encoding tagatose 3-epimerase, with product MLSCICNELFQGWELRRVMEYCKRLGYHAVEIAPFTLADSVQTITAAERASIRRMAQEVGIQIAGLHWLLVKPEGLHLTTDDAEVRHRTAEYLVALAHFCADLGGKVLVLGSPKQRSVQPGSTHEQAWERALETLRPAVQTAEQRGVTWCIEPLSPAETNFLNRAEDAIRFAQALDSPAARIILDVKAMSSESKPIPQIIRESAGWFAHFHANDPNLKGPGMGDVDFVPILRALQEVGYNGYVSVEVFDYSDGAEHIAEVSLKNLQNALASAST
- a CDS encoding LemA family protein, whose protein sequence is MWLLLIAFVVLIWAIATYNRLLTYRHRVENARAQVDVQLKRRYDLIPRLIETVRGYAQHEERIFERITELRTQALQSLSPPQQEALESEIRHNLNNLIVLAEAYPELKANENFLSLQEELSDTEDKIRYARQFYNDTVMRYNLSIQRFPNLLIAPLMGFRPQPLFTLDGAVQEREVPR